The genomic DNA ATGGGGTTTTCCTGTGGGTTCAGTAATCGATGATCCGCGTGCCGGCAATTGTCTGGGCAAAGCCCACACCGAACAGTTTCGCGGGGGTTTCAAAGCCGGCACGGCGTTCGCCGCTCAGCACCCGGCGCGCCGCTTCCACGGCGGCCAGCGGGGTGTAGCTGTAGCCATTGACGGTTTCGATCACCGAACGCGCAACCGTGCCGTCGGCACCGGTAACTTCGGCCACGGCGCGGGCGCGATGGGCGTCACGCTGGGTTTGTGTGGGGCCGTCGGGCAGCAGTGACAAATCGCCTTCGGGGAAAGCCTCGCCGGTGACGTGCACGAACATCGCAATATTCGGGATGGCGCTGGAATGCCAGGCGCTGACCAAATCACCGAAGGACAACGGCGCACATAGCGCCAGGCCGTCACCGAAATCCAGGTGTTGCAGTGGCGCGTCGGGGGTGGCGACCAGTTCGCCGTCGACGCGCGCCATCACGCCTGCACCGATGATCTCGCCCACACTCATCGCCGAGCCGCGCGACATCGTGCCGGGCACCTGCAAGGCGATTTTCAGTACGTGCGGCTGCTGTACGCGGCTGGCAACATGCATCGCCAGGCAGTCGGTGGGTACCACGTCCCAACCGACGCCGGGCAGCAGCATGACATCCGCCCCGCTGCCGAGTTGTTCAGCGAGGCGGTACACGTTGATCTCGGCGGTGATGTCCAGATAGTCGGTGCCGCTGGCGATGCAGGCGTGCATCAACGGTTCGGCGGTGTGAGCGAAGGGGCCGGCGAAGTTAAGCAATACGTCGATACCGTCCAACTGGCTTTTTTGCGCGCTGAATACGCGGTAAGGCACGTCCAGATGGGCGGCAAGGGCTGCCAGCCGGGGCTCGTTGCGCCCGGCAATCACCAGGTTCAGGTTGAGCTTTTTCGCCTGCTCGGCCGCCATGCGCCCGGTGTAGCCGGTGGCGCCGTAAATCATCAATGTTTTCATGAAGTGTGCTGCCAATTCTTGTAGACGAATTCAAGGCTGTAGCCGTCCGGGTCGAGGACGTTGGCCGCGTAATAGTTGGGGTCGTAGTGCAGACGCGCACCCGGCGCGCCATTGTCGGTGGCGCCGTTTTCCAGCGCAGCGGCGTAGGCTGTTTCCACCTCGGCGCGGCTTTTGGCGACAAATCCCACATGCACTGCCCGCCCCTCGACCACGCCTTCGCGCAGCCAGAAAAACACACGCCCGTTGGCGCCAAAGCCCTTGAGGTCCGGATGTCCGGGTGGGCCGTCCTTGCCGTCGTAGTCAAGGCGCGCGGTGATGCCTAATGGCGCGAGCGTTGCTTCGTAGAAGCGGATGGAACGCTCGATGTTGCTGACCGAAATAAACAGATGGTCCAGCATGGTGGTGGCCTCGCAGTTCAGATGAGGTAGCCGCCCGCGACTTCGATAGTCTGGGCATTGATCCAGTGGCCTTCTTCCGACAGCAGCAGCGCGATTACCCGTGCCACGTCTTCCGGTTCTCCTACGCGACCCAAGGCGGTTTGCCCGGCCAGCAGCGCTTCGAACTCATCGTTCAAACCGCCGCCCAACTCGGTACGAATGGCACCCGGCGACACGGCGTTGGCACGGATGCGGCGGTCGCCAAACTCCTTGGCCATGTAGCGGGTGAGCACGTCCAGGCCGCCCTTGAACGCGGCGTAAGGTGCAACACCCGCTGTAGCAACACGCGTTGTGGCACTGGTCAGGTTGACGATGCTGGCGTGCTGTTGCAGCAGTGGCAGCAAGGTTTGGGTGAGAAAAAACGGGCCTTTGAGGTGCACGTTGAACAGGCTGTCGAATTGCGCTTCGGTCACGCTTTCAAGAGGGTTGAACAGCCCGTAACCGGCGTTGTTCACCAGCCCGCTCAACGTCCCTACGCCCCAAGTGGCATGAAGGGACTGCACAACGGCATCACGGAAGGCTGCGAAAGTGCTGACATCAGCCACATCCAGTTTCAACGCCACGGCCTTGCCGCCCGCCGCCTCAATACGCTGAACCACCGCCTGCGCCGCGTCCGGGTTGCGGTTGTAAGTGAGTATGACGCCATGCCCCTGGCGAGCGCACAGCGCAGCAGTACGGGCACCGATGCCACGGCTGCCTCCGGTTATCACGATGACGCTCATGGCCTGCTCCACTGTCGGAAAGTTGAGTGACCACAGTAACGATCGCCTTGAATGCCGACGCAGCCGTTCCTGCCTCAATCCTGCCTGTTTCTGCTTTTCGCTTGCGCAGCGCGCGTGGTAAGGAACAGCATGGCCGCCATGAATACTCAATTGATCGAACTGCGCGCCTTGGCCGCAAACGCCGAAAACCGCCGCACCGAGACCGGCATCCCGCGCGTGGCGATGGTTCAGGGGGCGATTCCGGAACATATGCTCGCGGCCGTTTACGAGCCGATGATCAACCTGATCCTGCAGGGCACCAAGTGCATGACCGTGGGCGACCGCACGCTGCACTATGACCCCGCGACCTATTTTGTGATGTCCATTGAGCTGCCCGCCGTCGGGGTGGTGAACCCGGCGGCGACCGGCGAGCCCTACCTGGCGGTAAGCCTGACCCTGGACCCGACGGTGCTGACCACCTTGCTCAATGACCTGCCGGCGCCAAGCGGGCGTTGCGAGCAGGAGGCCGGGTTTTCAGTGGCCGCCGTGACACCGGCGCTGATGGACGCGTGGGTGCGCATGCTGCGCCTGATGGGCGACCCGGTGGCGATTGCCGCGCTGGCACCGGCCTATGAGCGAGAGATTCTTTATCACGTGTTGCAAGGCCCGCACGGCTGGATGCTGCGTGAGATTGCCGCACCGGACACCGCCATGGCGCGGGTCAGCCGGGCGATTCAATGGATTCGCAGGGACTTTGCCGAGTCGATCCGGGTGGAAGCGCTGGCGCAGGAAGCGGCGATGAGTGTTTCGGCGTTTCACCGCCATTTTAAGGCGGTGACCAACTTTAGCCCGTTGCAGTATCAGAAACGTGTACGCCTGTTGCAGGCGCGCACCTTGATGGTGGCCAGCGCCAGCAGTGTGACCAGCGCGGCGTTTGAGGTGGGGTATGAAAGTGCGACGCAGTTCAGCCGCGATTATGCGCGGGTGTTCGGGTTGCCGCCGGCCAGGGATACGGCGCGGATTCTGGCCGATAACAGAGGTCG from Pseudomonas tolaasii NCPPB 2192 includes the following:
- a CDS encoding saccharopine dehydrogenase family protein; translated protein: MKTLMIYGATGYTGRMAAEQAKKLNLNLVIAGRNEPRLAALAAHLDVPYRVFSAQKSQLDGIDVLLNFAGPFAHTAEPLMHACIASGTDYLDITAEINVYRLAEQLGSGADVMLLPGVGWDVVPTDCLAMHVASRVQQPHVLKIALQVPGTMSRGSAMSVGEIIGAGVMARVDGELVATPDAPLQHLDFGDGLALCAPLSFGDLVSAWHSSAIPNIAMFVHVTGEAFPEGDLSLLPDGPTQTQRDAHRARAVAEVTGADGTVARSVIETVNGYSYTPLAAVEAARRVLSGERRAGFETPAKLFGVGFAQTIAGTRIIDY
- a CDS encoding VOC family protein; amino-acid sequence: MLDHLFISVSNIERSIRFYEATLAPLGITARLDYDGKDGPPGHPDLKGFGANGRVFFWLREGVVEGRAVHVGFVAKSRAEVETAYAAALENGATDNGAPGARLHYDPNYYAANVLDPDGYSLEFVYKNWQHTS
- a CDS encoding SDR family NAD(P)-dependent oxidoreductase, yielding MSVIVITGGSRGIGARTAALCARQGHGVILTYNRNPDAAQAVVQRIEAAGGKAVALKLDVADVSTFAAFRDAVVQSLHATWGVGTLSGLVNNAGYGLFNPLESVTEAQFDSLFNVHLKGPFFLTQTLLPLLQQHASIVNLTSATTRVATAGVAPYAAFKGGLDVLTRYMAKEFGDRRIRANAVSPGAIRTELGGGLNDEFEALLAGQTALGRVGEPEDVARVIALLLSEEGHWINAQTIEVAGGYLI
- a CDS encoding AraC family transcriptional regulator, with amino-acid sequence MNTQLIELRALAANAENRRTETGIPRVAMVQGAIPEHMLAAVYEPMINLILQGTKCMTVGDRTLHYDPATYFVMSIELPAVGVVNPAATGEPYLAVSLTLDPTVLTTLLNDLPAPSGRCEQEAGFSVAAVTPALMDAWVRMLRLMGDPVAIAALAPAYEREILYHVLQGPHGWMLREIAAPDTAMARVSRAIQWIRRDFAESIRVEALAQEAAMSVSAFHRHFKAVTNFSPLQYQKRVRLLQARTLMVASASSVTSAAFEVGYESATQFSRDYARVFGLPPARDTARILADNRGRA